The following is a genomic window from Clostridium sp..
GGAACACAGAGCCTGCATTTCTGACACATGGAAGATATGAAAATGGATCTTTTATACACAGTTCCATGTGCTCCGGTGCTATTTCATTTCCCATGTCCAGTGCCTCCTCCAGGCTGTCAACTACAATGATTATTCCGTTATTTTTGAGGGATTCCTCTATTATATCCTTTCTTCCAAGTTGTTCTATCTGTCTTTCTATTTCCTCATCTACCTGTTTTGCAAAATCATAGGATGTAGTTACAAGTGCAGCCGATGCCAGTTTGTCATGCTCCGCCTGTGACATGAGATCTGCTGCCGTAAACACTGGATTTGCAGTTTCATCTGCTATAACGAGTATTTCGCTGGGTCCTGCTATCATGTCTATGTCCACTTCTCCATAGACAAGCTTTTTTGAAGTTGCAACATATATATTCCCCGGTCCAACTATCTTATCCACTTTTGGAATTGTTTCCGTACCATAGGCAAGGGCTGCTACAGCCTGAGCCCCTCCTATCTTGTATATTTTATCCGCACCCGCTATGTCTGCTGCTACAAGCACACTGGGATTTATGTCAAGATTCTTTCTAACCGGCGTTACCATTACTATTTCATCCACCCCTGCAATCTTGGCAGGAATTATATTCATGAGTACAGATGAGGGATAGGCTGCTGTTCCTCCCGGTACATAAACACCCACCCTCTTTAGAGGTATATATCTCTGGCCCATTATTTTCCCTGGTTCATCTGCCACTACAAAGGAATTATGCTTCTGTTTTTCATGGAACTTTTCAATATTTTTCTTCGCCTTTTTTAGAGCCTCAATAAATTCTTTATCTACTTTTTCATAGGCTTCATCTATTTCACCTCTATCTACTAAAATATTACCAGAATTCAGTTCTTCCGAGTCAAGCCTGTTGGTATACTCAATCAAGGCTGAATCCCCTCTCTTTCTTACTTCATCCAGTATACCGGCAACTGTTTTGACAACATCTGAATCCACTTCAGTTCTTCTGCTCTTCAGGAGTTTTAAATAATCTTCTTTTCCTTCTTTGTTGCCCTTAATTATTTTAATCAATTTATAGCCTCCTTCAACTTCATTGACTGTTCTCTTCTCGCTACTTCATCCTTCAAATTGTCTACTATATCCTCTATTTCATCCTTTTTCATCTTCAAGCTTGCCATATTTACTATAAGTCTTGTACTTATGTTGCATATATCGCTGTAAACCTCAAGACCATTTTCCTTCAAGGTTGTTCCTGTCTCCACTATATCCACAATAGCGTCGGACAATCCGAGGATGGGGGCAAGTTCTACTGAACCTTCTATCTTTATTATTTCGATATCGCACCCCAATTTTTTAAAATAATTCCTTGCTACATGAGGATATTTGGTTGCTATTTTTTTTCTGCTGTATCCCTCATAAAAGTTTTTACCTTTAGGTCCTGCAAGGGCGAATTTGCATTTTCCAAATTTCAAATCCATTATTTCATAACAGTTTTTATCAAATTCCATCATAGTATCTTTTCCGACTATTCCTATATCCACCACTCCATGTTCTACATAGGTTAGTACATCCGGGGCTTTTACAAGTACAAAATCCATATTGTACCTGTCATCATGGAAAATGAGCTTTCTTCCCTTGTTTTCAATTCCACTGCAGTCTGCTCCTATTGCTTTGAACATCTCTACTGCATTTTTTTCTATTCTTCCCTTTGTAAGTGCTATTTTTAAAGGCTTTCTATTATCCAAAAAATTCACTTCCCTTATAATATCTTTATATCTATATTACTATAAATTCGTCCATTCCCTTTGAATCGAAATATCTATGTGCGCTGTCTTCATCATCAAAGATGCTCAATTCTACAATTGCACCTTGTTTTCTAAGTTTTTCAGCCTTGCTATATGCATTTTTATAATTCCCGTCAGCATAGTATATAAGAACTTTTTTCTTTTTAGTCCCATATTCCTCCACACTGCCAATTGCTTTCATGATATTGTTGACATCTATGGCAAGTCCTGTGGCACACTCATTATCGCCAAATTGTCTGGACAGGTTGTCATATCTACCCCCGCTTAATATGCTGTCCCCTACACCCTGCACATAACCTCTGAAGATTATTCCGGTGTAATAGTCAATATTTTGTATCATTCCCAAATCAACCGATACGTACTTTTCATAACCTGCATCACAAACTGCCATGTAGATTTTTCTCAAGTTATCGATGGAATCGAGTGCTCCGGCGTTGTCCGTCATAGATGCCGCCCTATCCAAAATGGTGATATCCCCGAACAACTTTGGAAGCTCCGCAAATATGCACCTATATTTTTCATCTATATAATATCCATTTTCATCAATAAAATTTTCAAGCGCCGTAAAATTTTTATTTTCAATATAATTTTTAAGTAGTTTTTCTTTTTCAAAATCCATTTTAGCTTCTTTTATTATGCTCTTGAAGAAATCAATCTGACCAAGCTCTATTTTGAAATCATCAAGTCCGCATTTTAAAAGAGCTCTTATGGCAGTCGTGACAATCTCCACATCCGCCTTCATACTTTCCGTACCCAGTATTTCTATGCCTGATTGGGCAATTTCTATGTCCTTGCCATTTAGGTTTTCATTCTGTCTATATATATTTTCCATATAGCAGAGTTTCAGCGGGTGTGGTGCCATCTTTAGTTTTGTAGCTGAAATCCTGACTGCAGGCGTAGTCATATCAGGCCTTAGTACCATCATCCTGCCCTGTTTGTCAAAGAGTTTATACATATTCTCCTGCTTGAATATTGTTTTATCATAATTAAAAACATCATAAAATTCCAGAAGAGGTGACGATATTTCCATGAAACCAGCATCAATATAGGTTTGTCTCAATATAGTCTGTATCTCGACTTTTTTGCTGCACTCCTCGAAAATAAGATCTTTGGCTCCCTCCGGTATATATCTGTTCCAGTTTTCCATATAAGTCCTCCTAATTTAATTTATCATGGTAAAGTGATAAATCGATATAGTGTTACTATATCAGATATTCATTCAAAATTCAATAGTCTTTTACCTATAAAAATACCTGACCAAATTATTTTTATAAGGTCAGGTATCTTTACAAAATTTTATTTGGATATTGAAGCTCCTAATTTAGTTACACCTGGAACTGCCATATACAGATCATCTGAAATAACTTCAGATGCAACTAATTTTTCATTTTCATAAATATCCCTTGTAACTCGGGATCTGTATCCATTGCGGCCTTGTTGAACAATGACAGATTCGCCTTCAGGTATGTCAAAACCATTTACGACTTTAGTACCTGGTGGTATTTCTTCATAAATATTATTTGAAACAATATATTTTCTATCCAGCAGGTTTGAATTTGAGTATATGTTTATATGTATGTTTCCATTTTCGGTATGTGATTCTATATAAATAGGATACTTCAAAGTATTTCTAAATTTAAAATCTATATTGTTCCAGTCAACCGTAGCATCCAAACCTATGCCAACATATGAAGGCGGTATAGTATGATGTGCCCTTTCAGCAGGCACAAGTCCTGCCCTCAATATGGCATTGTATAAAGTACTGGATACTTGACAAATTCCGCCACCTAAACCGGAATCAATTTTATCACCTACTATTACCGGTGCTTCCATAAACCCTCTATTCCGTGTTCTCTGTCCAACACAATAATTGAAGCTGAAAATTTCACCAGGCATGACAAGTTTATCATTTATTAACTTCGAAGAAAGCTCTATATTATGAGCTCTTTCATAAGATGATGAACTGAAATTAGTGCTGAAATGAGCTATATTTGCATTGACCAAAGAAAGTTTGTTCTTGTCAATATAAGCTCCATATTCTACAACCGGTGCAATTATCTTTACATTATGAATATTTTTACTGTTGATCCTGCTCTTTATTTCATCTTCAAGCTTGTCTTTTTGCAGCTTATAACCTTTGATATCAGGATTGATTCCTATTTTCCAATTATTCAGAGTTTTAATACTGGCATCAACAGGTTTTTTATCCACATTGCTTCTTATAGTACCTATCACATTCTCCATGTAAGTCTGATCATAGATAAAAACTACATCATATAATTTTGAAAATCCCTTTTTTAGAATTTTATCTCTTTCACTCAATGTCAGTTTACCTTTTTCAGTGCCAACCTGGCTATCAAATTTATTTTCAATATAATAGTTTTTGATTAATTTGGAATTTTTCAAAGTGTAAATTTTGCCATTTGCCTGTATGCTTATTTTTTCTTTCATCAAAGGTTCTATATATTGAACCTCAATCAGCTTTTCATCTTCTTTTATACTTCTACTGTTCAAATGCAGCCCATTCACCTTTACACCATAATATATCAGATTGTCCCATTTTCTATTATCAGTATATGCCTTCCAGACTAATCCATAGATTGTGCCTATGGAAAAAAGTATTACCTGTAGAATCAAAATTTTTGCAGTAAAAGTCATTCGATAGTTTCTTTTGAACATAAATTCCCTCTTGTTTTCAGCCATTGTCTAATCATCATTGCCAAAAAAACTAATAATATTGTTTATTTTCCTTGTTTCATACTCTACTATATTATCTTGTTCATTCAACAAATTCTCATTTATTTGTATCTGTTTCCTGTAATCATCCACCAACTTGGTTAGGTGCTCTATTTCATCCTTATAATTTTGTATTATTCCATTGATTGAATCACAGTGTTCCTTTGAAAACTGTTTCAGGATATTTAGTCTTTCCCTGCCGTCAGAAATAAGTTTATCCAAATCTATATTTGAAGAATTAATAATGTTAATTATTGATTCTTTTTTAACTTTATGCGGTAGACTTTCAGGGAGTGCATTTATAAAATTTCCCAGCATAAAAATTGTATTAACATTACTATTTTCTATACCATATGATGAATATATCTCTTCAATGGTCAAATTATTTTCTTTGCTTGAATCAATTTTATTCACAATCTTGATATCTGTGCCGCTGTTCTGGGAATATAAAGGCTTGTCTTCTTTAATTTCATTTTCTCTTTTCTTAGTGTTATCAGCTTCATTTTTCACTTTGGTCTCATCATCATTATTCTTGAGGTTAACATCTTCTTTATCTGAATTACCAACTATCTCTTTATTATTGGCTTTTTCAACTAAGTTGAGTTTTTCAAACACTGACATAATTTTTGACATATTTGCTTCTCCCCTATTATCAATCTACTTTCATTCATCTTTAATATTTAAACCCGCTTTGGCACTTTTTTATAAAAACATATAAAAAATTTCTTTTCCAGAAACTATACCTACTGTAACTAAAATAAGAGATATTATTATATTATAAAATCTTTGTGTCAATTTATAATTTTTTCCTTGTAGACACCTCTGTATTAACGCTATAATCAATCTGCTGCACAGCAGCGTCACAATAAAAATGAGTGTTTGAACTATAATTGGCTTCCACAACATAAACAATACCATCCATTTAAATTTGAATTATTTATTAAATATTATATAATATTATATTAAATTAGGCAATATATCTGTAATCATAATTAATATAGAATAAATTTACATATAAAAAGCAGCATTTGATCCAATAAAACAGGATTCAATATGCTGTCTTTTATATTATACCTTAAAATTAGAAATCAACTTTTTGTCCGTTATAAATATATTGAAATAATCTTTTCATTTCCGACTCTGTTATTTCCCTTGGATTGGATCCGGTGCAGGCATCTTTAATGGCATTATGGGATATATAATCAAGATTTTCATTAAAATCATTTTCACTTATCCCATAATCTTTGATAGTAGAAGGAATATCCATTTTTTTATTCATTTTTCTAATCAGTTCAGTTAAGAAATCTATCAGCTCATTATTAGTGTTTCCTGGAAGTTTAAGTACCTTAGCTATACTTGCATATCTTTCTTCACATGCTTTTTTATTAAAATCTATAACATAAGGAAGGAATATAGCATTTGCACATCCATGCGGTATATGAAATACTGCCCCTGTCTTATGTGCCATACTGTGTGTTATTCCAAGAAGTGCATTTGAAAATGCCATTCCTGCCAGACATTGTGCTATATGCATATGGCCTCTGGCCTCTTTATCTCCTTCATATGACTTAAGTAAATATCTATTGATCATGACTATTGCATGAATAGCAAGTGGATCTGAGAAATCAGAATGCAATCCTGCAACGTATGCTTCTATTGCATGCGTAAGTGCATCCATTCCAGTATGTGCTGTAAGCTTTTTCGGCATAGTTTGTGCAAGAGCAGGATCTATTATTGCTACATCTGGAGTTAAATTGAAATCGGCAAGTGGATATTTGATTTTTGATTTATAATCTGTTATTACAGAAAAAGCAGTTACTTCACTGGCAGTTCCGCTTGTAGAAGGTATTGCCAGAAATCTTGCTTTCTGTCTCAACTTTGGAATTCCAAATGGAACTACTGCCTTTTCAAAAGTAAAATCCGGGTATTCATAGAATATCCACATTGCTTTTGCTGCATCAATCGGGGACCCACCGCCTATGGCAACTATCCAGTCAGGTTTGAACTCTCTCATAACTTTAGCGCCATCCATAACGGTTTCAACAGATGGATCAGGCTCAACACCTTCTATTAACTTTATTTCGATACCTGCTTCTTTCAAATATTCTTCGACTCTATCCAAAAATCCAAATCTTTTCATAGAGCCTCCACCTACAACTATTACTGCTTTGTTGCCTTCTAAATTTTTAAGTTCACCTAGGGAATTTTCTCCAAAATAAATATCTCTTGGTAATGTAAATCTTGACATCTACAGTCCTCCTTTGTCAAACATATGATTAATTTACCAATAGTTTATGAACTCCTATACTGCATCTGTACACCCATTCAATAAACTGATTATATTATACAACAATCAATTCGCAAATGCACAGCAATAGAGTCAAAAAGAGCAAAGTCAAATTTTAAAACTCTACTCTTTTCATTCTACAATTCATAATCTCTGGTTTTTCCCAGAAAACAAAGGGATACCATACCATTTCCACAGTGCGTACCTATGCCGAGCCCCAGTGGATTCACAACAAATCCGTTATTGGGGAATTCCTCTTGAAACATCCCTTTTAAAGTTTCGGCATCTTTTAGGCAATATCCATGGGATATTCCTATAAGTTTATTTTCTTTAAAATCCGTCATCTCCCTAAATCTGTCTATAAGATATTTAAACGCCTTTTTCTTTCCTCTTACATTAGTTACATTTTTAAGGGTGCCATCCTTATGTATTGCTATTATGGGCTTCATATCCAGAAGTGTTCCAATTACGGCTTTAGATGAAGATATTCTTCCTCCCTTTTTAAGATGGTTCAAATCCTCCACCACGAACCAATAATTCATCTTGTTTTTGTTTTCTTCCACCCAGTTGACTATATCCTCTTTACTGTGTCCCTTTTTTGCCATGTCAACTGCATGATGGACCAAAAGTCCCTGCCCTATAGAAGCTCCCTTGCTGTCTACTACTGTTATATCCGCATCTTTGTACTCGCCCATTATCTCTTCTGCTGCAAGCTTGGAGCTGTTGAAAGTTCCACTTATCTTTGATGACATCCCTATATATATTACGGGTCTATGTTCTTTCAAAAGCTCTTTGAACTTTTTCAGAAATCTGTATTCATTTATCTGTGTTGTATATGGCATCTCCCCGCTTTCAAGTCCGGTATAAAATTCTTTATAGCTCAAAGAATGTCCAAAATCATCTTCGTACTCATTTCCATTAAAATGGCATACAAGACCTAAAAAGGGAATATTATTCTTCAATATATAACTTTCCGGCATATCACAGCTGGCATCTGTCATGATTATAGGTTCTATCACAGGCAATCTCCCCTTATAAATTAGATAATACCACAATATATATCAGTATACCATCAATATAAAATTAATACTATGAATCAAAGCTTGAAATAACCTACGCCAGCTTCAAATATCTTCTGATCTTTATCTCCCTTAATGTTTTTTATTACATTTTTTCCTATTCTTTCCGAATGCCCCATTTTTCCAAGTATTCTTCCATCCGGACTGGTTATTCCTTCAACAGCATAGAAAGATCCGTTTGGATTAAACTCATCTTCATAGCTTGGATTTCCCTCAAAATCAACATACTGTGTTGCTATCTGCCCATTGTCTATGAGCTTCTTGATCATGTTTTCAGGGGCAATAAATCTTCCTTCTCCATGAGATATGGCAATCGAATGTATATCTCCTACATTTACATTGTTGAACCATGGTGACAGGTTTGAACATATCCTCGTATTTACTATGCGTGAAATATGTCGCCCTATTTTGTTATATGTAAGAGTAGGGTAATCGCCCTTTATGTCTCTTATATCCCCAAATGGCACCAGGCCAAGCTTTATAAGTGCCTGAAAGCCATTGCATATTCCAAGCATAAGCCCGTCTCTTCTATTCAAAAGATCCTCGACAGCAGATTTTATCTTTGGATTTCTAAATACATCCGCTATAAATTTACCTGATCCATCCGGTTCATCACCTGCACTGAATCCTCCGGGGAACATAATTATCTGCGAATTGTTTATTCTATCCACTATTTCATCTATAGATTCTTCTATCTGTCTTACATTCAAATTTCTAAGAACCAGAGTATCGACTTCAGCTCCCGCCCTTATAAATGCCCTTTCAGAATCATACTCACAATTGGTTCCAGGAAATACAGGTATGAAAACTCGTGGTTTTGCAATTTTGACAGCTGGTGATACACAATTCTCTTTTTTAAAGCTTATTGGCTCTATTTTACCGCCGTTTTCTTCTGTCTTCATAGGGAACACTTTTTCCAGAGTTTTGCTCCATGCTTCTATCATGTCATCTATAGAAATACTTTCACCCTTGAATTCTATGGTTTCATCAATATGTGTAGCTCCAATTAATTTATAATCGATATTCTTCAACACATTTTCTACATCTGCATCTTTATCAATTTCTACTATTATTGAACCGTAATACGGGAAAAACAACTCTTCTGTATCCAGTTCATCTGAAAATTTAATTCCTATCCTGTTTCCAAAACTCATATTGCTGACAGTATGTGCTATTCCCATATCCTTAACTGCCTCTGCGGATATTACAATTCCCTGTTCAATAAGTGAATGTATAATTTCATAGTACTTGTTCATCATCTCAAAATCCGGCATTCCATATTCATCTATAGCTGTCGGTACAATAACTATGCTGCTTCCTGTCTGTTTGAATTCAGGCGATATTATAACATCTGCATTTTCAGTAGTTATGGCAAAAGATACTAGAGTTGGCGGAACATCCATATCCTTGAAAGTTCCCGACATACTGTCCTTGCCTCCTATAGCCGCTATATTGAATTTTTCCTGGGCATAGAGTGCACCAAGCAGTGCGGAAAATGGTTTTCCCCATCTCTCGGGCTCCTTTTGAGGACTTCCAAAATATTCTTGAAATGTAAGTCTTATATCAGATGCTTTTCCCCCTGCAGCCACTATTTTTGCCACCGATTCACACACTGCATATACGGCACCATGGAAAGGACTCCATTTTGCTATATCCGGATTATATCCATAACTCATTATAGTTGCTGTATTCGTATTTCCGGAAAGTACAGGAAGTTTTGCCGCCATGGCATCTATCTTTGTCAGCTGATATTTACCGCCAAAGGGCATCAGGATTGTGCCTGCACCTATAGTGCTGTCAAATCTTTCAACAAGTCCCTTCTGGCTGCATGCATTCAATTGTCCAAGCATGTCGAACCATCTCTTCTTTAAAGATTCCCCTTTTCTACTGTATCTGTTTTTATTAAAATATGATGAAGATTTATTCGGCAATTTTACAAGTACATCTGCCTCCGCCCTGACTCCGTTGGTATCTATAAATTTTCTGCTCAAATCGACAATAAGCTTTTCTCTCCAGTAAAGCCTCATTCTTCCAGTATCCGTAACTACCGCCACTGCAGTTGCCTCCAGATTCTCCTCTTCTGCATACTTTATAAATCTATCCCTGTCATCCTTTGAGACTACAACTGCCATACGCTCCTGTGACTCGGATATTGCAAGTTCGGTTCCATCCAATCCCTCGTATTTCTTAGGTACAAGATCAAGATTTATATCCAGTCCTTCTGCAAGTTCTCCTATTGCAACAGATACACCCCCGGCTCCAAAATCGTTGCACCTCTTTATAAGTGTGCTTACTTCAGGTTTTCTGAAAAGCCTCTGAAGCTTTCTTTCAGTAACTGGATTTCCTTTTTGAACCTCGGCTCCAGATGTCAATATGCTTTTTTCAGTATGCTTTTTAGAAGACCCCGTAGCTCCACCACAGCCATCCCTTCCAGTTCTCCCGCCGAGGAGTATGACAATATCAGATGCTTCCGGTCTCCTTCTAACTACATTTTCTGCTGGTACAGCGCCTACTACAGCACCTATTTCCATTCTCTTTGCAACATAACCGGGATCATATATCTCACTTACAAGTCCTGTAGCGAGTCCTATCTGATTTCCATAGGAACTATAACCCTGGGCTGCACCTGTAGTTATCTTTTTTTGTGGAAGTTTTCCATCGAGAGTTGATTTTAAATCTACTGTGGGATCTCCACTTCCTGTAACTCTCATGGCCTGGTATACATATGATCTTCCTGACAGAGGATCTCTTATTGCACCGCCTATACATGTTGCCGCACCTCCAAATGGTTCTATCTCCGTTGGGTGGTTATGGGTTTCATTTTTAAACATTACAAGCCATTTTTCCGTTCTTCCATCTATATCAGCGTCCACCAATATACTGCAGGCATTTATCTCTTCAGACTCATCAAGATTCTCAAGCTTTCCTTCAGTTTTTAATTTTTTCATGGCAATGGTTGCAATATCCATGAGACAAAGAGGTTTATCCTGCCTTTTCAACTCACTTCTGAATTGAAGATAATCATCATAGGAAGCCTTAATAGGGGCGGAAAACTTTCCTTCCTCTATCTTTATATTTTTCAATTCCGTCATGAAGGTAGTATGTCTGCAGTGATCCGACCAATATGTATCTATGACTTTTATTTCAGTTATGGTAGGATTTCTCTTTTCCTCATTTTTAAAGTAGTCCCTGCAAAATTCAAGGTCCTCAAGACTCATTGCAAGTCCCTTTTCTCCTAAAAATTCAATTAGTTCTTCCTCTGTCTTATCTACAAACCCATTTAAAATTTCAACATCCTGCGGCAGCTCCACATTTTCCTCCATCACAGCAGGCTTTTCAAGGGAAGCCTCTCTGGAATCCACCGGATTTATACAGTAATTTTTTATATTGCTGAATTCTTCATCCGTTATATTTCCTTCGATTACGTATACTTTGGAAGATAATACATCAGTTTTTTCTTTTTGGGTTAATATCTGAATACACTGTGAAGCTGAATCAGCTCTCTGATCATACTGGCCGGGAAGATATTCAACTGCAAAAATTCTATTTTGTCCTATATCTGGTATGTCTTCATCATAAACAACATCTACTGTTTTTTCCGAGAATACGGTATATTTCAACTTTTCATATTCAGAATCTTCTATATTTCCAATATCGTATCTGTTTATTACCCTGATATTTTTTACGCCGTCAATGCCAAGACTTTCCCTTATGTCCTTCAAAAGCGCCCGTGCTTCTATATTGAATTCCGTCTTTTTTTCCACAAATAATCTTCTAATATTCATACTGTTCTCTCCCCTAACTGTATTTTCGAACATTTTCCACATTTTAATCCGAATAATTCGTGTATATTATATCATACATACTCATTCAGGGGAATAACTACCGCAAAATAAGCTTAAAAACTTTTAATCATGATTATTTCCTTGGCTTTTCTGGCTAGATGGTGAACATTGCCCTGAAAATACATATCCCTGTATACCACTCCCCTTACCATTTGACCTGACATTGTTTTTATATCAACATGTTCTCCTATATTACAGTCTTTTATGCATATTCCCCTGAACAACACCCTCATGTCACTTCCTACATATTTGCAGTGCTCCACTTCAACCATACTTCCCTTTTTTATCATAAAATCACTCCATCATATAAATTTATAATTTATAAATCTATATGATATATATAGTAAATTTATTCAATTCAATTTTACGTTCCTCAATTGTAAATTAAATTGCAACCCTTGCGATTCCAGTTTCACATAATCCATACAAAAATAAATATTTATAATATGTGGTTGCATCTTGGATTGCAGAAGATTGGCGATTAGCCAGTCTTTTTGTTTGCTAATTGTTATAATTTCATATATCCTTTATTAGTTGGCGGCAGAAATGGAGGATATATGTCAAAGTTTTTTATTTATGAAGCGAGATTAGATTTGCAAAAGTACCTAAAGGAAGGCCTTTCATTTAAAGAAATCGCTCGCCGTATGGGAAAAGATCCAACCACTATTTCCAGAGAAGTTCGTAAATACAGTTCTGAAGTAGCAACAGGCTATCCTGGATTTCCATTTAACGCTTGCAAGAATCGCTTTAACTGTAGATTAAAAAGCATTTGTGGAAAGGACTGTAGCAGGAAATCTGTAACCTATTGTAAACTATGTTCTTCCTGTAACACGAACTGCAAAGAGTACATAGAAGAAATATGTACTGCAAAATATCGTGTTCCTTATGTCTGCAATGGCTGTGAAGCCATTGGCAAATGCACTCTCATGAAAAGTATCTATGATGCTGAACATGCTCACATCAAAGCTCACGAGAAGATTTCTAATTCTAGAAGTGGTCTTTGCGTTTCTGAAAATGAAATTAGCAGATTGAATCGTATAATTTCACCACTCATTCAAAATGGGCAGTCTGTCAATCAGATTTACATTAATCATCAGGATGAGTTGATGTGTAGTGAAAAGACCATTTATAACTATATTGATGCCTGTCTTTTTGATATTAGAAATATCGACCTTCCACGAAAAGTAAGATTTCGTGAACGCTATAAAAAGCCGGAGTTCAAGGTGGATAAAGGCTGCCGCATTAGCCGCAACTACAAAGATTTTGAAACCTTTATTAACAAGAATCCTGATACTGCAATTGTGCAGATGGATTCTGTCATGGGAGTCAAGGGCGGTAAATGTCTTTTAACTATTCACTT
Proteins encoded in this region:
- the hisD gene encoding histidinol dehydrogenase encodes the protein MIKIIKGNKEGKEDYLKLLKSRRTEVDSDVVKTVAGILDEVRKRGDSALIEYTNRLDSEELNSGNILVDRGEIDEAYEKVDKEFIEALKKAKKNIEKFHEKQKHNSFVVADEPGKIMGQRYIPLKRVGVYVPGGTAAYPSSVLMNIIPAKIAGVDEIVMVTPVRKNLDINPSVLVAADIAGADKIYKIGGAQAVAALAYGTETIPKVDKIVGPGNIYVATSKKLVYGEVDIDMIAGPSEILVIADETANPVFTAADLMSQAEHDKLASAALVTTSYDFAKQVDEEIERQIEQLGRKDIIEESLKNNGIIIVVDSLEEALDMGNEIAPEHMELCIKDPFSYLPCVRNAGSVFLGSYSPEPLGDYFGGPNHVLPTSGTARFFSPLSVDDFVKKSSYIYYSKEELQKAADSIMTIAEDEGLTAHRNSIYVRKN
- the hisG gene encoding ATP phosphoribosyltransferase, translating into MDNRKPLKIALTKGRIEKNAVEMFKAIGADCSGIENKGRKLIFHDDRYNMDFVLVKAPDVLTYVEHGVVDIGIVGKDTMMEFDKNCYEIMDLKFGKCKFALAGPKGKNFYEGYSRKKIATKYPHVARNYFKKLGCDIEIIKIEGSVELAPILGLSDAIVDIVETGTTLKENGLEVYSDICNISTRLIVNMASLKMKKDEIEDIVDNLKDEVARREQSMKLKEAIN
- the hisZ gene encoding ATP phosphoribosyltransferase regulatory subunit, which translates into the protein MENWNRYIPEGAKDLIFEECSKKVEIQTILRQTYIDAGFMEISSPLLEFYDVFNYDKTIFKQENMYKLFDKQGRMMVLRPDMTTPAVRISATKLKMAPHPLKLCYMENIYRQNENLNGKDIEIAQSGIEILGTESMKADVEIVTTAIRALLKCGLDDFKIELGQIDFFKSIIKEAKMDFEKEKLLKNYIENKNFTALENFIDENGYYIDEKYRCIFAELPKLFGDITILDRAASMTDNAGALDSIDNLRKIYMAVCDAGYEKYVSVDLGMIQNIDYYTGIIFRGYVQGVGDSILSGGRYDNLSRQFGDNECATGLAIDVNNIMKAIGSVEEYGTKKKKVLIYYADGNYKNAYSKAEKLRKQGAIVELSIFDDEDSAHRYFDSKGMDEFIVI
- a CDS encoding VanW family protein, producing MFKRNYRMTFTAKILILQVILFSIGTIYGLVWKAYTDNRKWDNLIYYGVKVNGLHLNSRSIKEDEKLIEVQYIEPLMKEKISIQANGKIYTLKNSKLIKNYYIENKFDSQVGTEKGKLTLSERDKILKKGFSKLYDVVFIYDQTYMENVIGTIRSNVDKKPVDASIKTLNNWKIGINPDIKGYKLQKDKLEDEIKSRINSKNIHNVKIIAPVVEYGAYIDKNKLSLVNANIAHFSTNFSSSSYERAHNIELSSKLINDKLVMPGEIFSFNYCVGQRTRNRGFMEAPVIVGDKIDSGLGGGICQVSSTLYNAILRAGLVPAERAHHTIPPSYVGIGLDATVDWNNIDFKFRNTLKYPIYIESHTENGNIHINIYSNSNLLDRKYIVSNNIYEEIPPGTKVVNGFDIPEGESVIVQQGRNGYRSRVTRDIYENEKLVASEVISDDLYMAVPGVTKLGASISK
- a CDS encoding iron-containing alcohol dehydrogenase: MSRFTLPRDIYFGENSLGELKNLEGNKAVIVVGGGSMKRFGFLDRVEEYLKEAGIEIKLIEGVEPDPSVETVMDGAKVMREFKPDWIVAIGGGSPIDAAKAMWIFYEYPDFTFEKAVVPFGIPKLRQKARFLAIPSTSGTASEVTAFSVITDYKSKIKYPLADFNLTPDVAIIDPALAQTMPKKLTAHTGMDALTHAIEAYVAGLHSDFSDPLAIHAIVMINRYLLKSYEGDKEARGHMHIAQCLAGMAFSNALLGITHSMAHKTGAVFHIPHGCANAIFLPYVIDFNKKACEERYASIAKVLKLPGNTNNELIDFLTELIRKMNKKMDIPSTIKDYGISENDFNENLDYISHNAIKDACTGSNPREITESEMKRLFQYIYNGQKVDF
- a CDS encoding DegV family protein yields the protein MTDASCDMPESYILKNNIPFLGLVCHFNGNEYEDDFGHSLSYKEFYTGLESGEMPYTTQINEYRFLKKFKELLKEHRPVIYIGMSSKISGTFNSSKLAAEEIMGEYKDADITVVDSKGASIGQGLLVHHAVDMAKKGHSKEDIVNWVEENKNKMNYWFVVEDLNHLKKGGRISSSKAVIGTLLDMKPIIAIHKDGTLKNVTNVRGKKKAFKYLIDRFREMTDFKENKLIGISHGYCLKDAETLKGMFQEEFPNNGFVVNPLGLGIGTHCGNGMVSLCFLGKTRDYEL